Proteins encoded by one window of Mus musculus strain C57BL/6J chromosome 10, GRCm38.p6 C57BL/6J:
- the Olfr782 gene encoding olfactory receptor 782 produces MKNKSMELDFILLGLTDDPQLQIVVFLFLFLNYVMSLVGNLIIVLLTLLDPRLKTPMYFFLRNFSFLEIMFTTVCIPRFLTTIVTGDKTITYNNCAAQLFFILLLGVTEFYLLAAMSYDRYVAICRPLHYPIIMNSKVCHQLVLSSWVTGFLIIFPPLAMGLKLDFCDSRIIDHFMCETSPILQISCTDTHVLEMMSFVLAVVTLVVTLVLVSLSYSFIIKTIMSFPSAQQRTKAFSTCTSHMIVVSITYGSCIFMYTKPSARERVSVSKGVALLYTSIAPLLNPFIYTLRNQQVKEVFWDVLQKTLGFSKHKV; encoded by the coding sequence ATGAAAAATAAGTCAATGGAACTTGACTTTATTCTTTTGGGATTGACAGATGACCCACAACTGCAAATTgtggtttttctgtttctctttctcaattATGTGATGAGCCTGGTGGGGAACTTAATCATTGTGCTTCTCACCCTGCTGGACCCTCGCCTCAAAACTCCAATGTATTTCTTTCTCCGTAATTTCTCCTTTTTGGAAATCATGTTCACAACAGTGTGTATTCCCAGATTCTTGACGACCATTGTGACTGGAGACAAAACTATTACTTATAATAATTGTGCAGCTCAgttgtttttcattcttttgctGGGAGTCACAGAATTTTATCTCCTGGCTGCCAtgtcctatgaccgctatgttgCCATCTGCAGACCACTGCACTACCCTATCATCATGAACAGCAAAGTGTGCCACCAACTCGTCCTCAGCTCCTGGGTGACTGGATTCTTGATCATCTTTCCCCCATTGGCCATGGGTTTGAAGCTGGATTTCTGTGATTCCAGGATAATTGATCATTTCATGTGTGAAACTTCTCCTATTTTACAGATCTCCTGCACAGACACTCATGTTCTAGAAATGATGTCCTTTGTCTTAGCAGTGGTGACACTTGTAGTCACACTGGTACTAGTGAGTCTCTCTTACTCTTTCATCATTAAGACTATTATGAGTTTCCCTTCTGCACAGCAAAGAACCAAAGCCTTCTCCACCTGCACTTCCCACATGATTGTTGTCTCCATAACATATGGAAGTTGTATCTTCATGTATACTAAACCATCTGCAAGGgagagagtgtctgtgtctaaAGGTGTAGCTCTGCTGTATACTTCAATCGCCCCTCTCCTGAACCCCTTCATTTATACACTAagaaaccagcaggtgaaagaagTCTTCTGGGATGTATTACAAAAGACTTTGGGCTTTTCAAAACACAAAGTTTAA